From the genome of Flavobacterium sediminis:
TGTATGGCTTAACAAAATTACAGGGCGAACAGGCAATTCAGGCAACCTGGAAAAAACATATAATCGTAAGAACATCTTGGGTGTATTCTGAATTCGGGAATAATTTTATGAAGACTATGTTGCGATTGGCTTCTGAAAGAGATTCACTTTCTGTTGTAAATGACCAAATCGGAACACCGACGTATGCAGTGGATTTAGCAAAAGTATTGATTGAAATTATCCTTTCACCTATTACCCGAAACTCAGTACCCGATATATATGGAATCTATAATTTTAGCAACGAAGGACAATGTTCCTGGTACGAATTTGCTAAAGAAATTTTCCGGCAAAAAAATAGTACAATCGATTTAAAACCGATTCCTACAGCAGCCTATCCTACTCCGGCAAAACGTCCGGTTTATAGTGTACTTGATAAATCTAAAATAAAGACTACATTCGGTATCACCATTAAAGACTGGAAAGAAAGCTTAACAAATTGTCTGCAAAATTATTCATGAGAAAAATCAGTCCCCTTTACTTGCTTTTATTAACCGTTGCTTTTTCTTTTTCTCAGGAAAAAGAAAAAAATGCGACATACATTGATGCACAGATTTTCAGGGGAAATATTATAAAACATGCCGATTATGTCGGACATCTCATTTCCGGGCATCCTGACGGAGTCTTTGTCGGGTTCAACTGGAAGACACACGGAAAAAAGGAATGGCAGCAAATTTATAATTATCCTGACTACGGGCTCTCTTATCAGTATATTGATTTTAAGAATAAAAGTTTAGGCGTTAATCATGCCATTGGGGTGCATTATAATTTTTACTTTTTAAAAAGGCATTTAATGTTACGTATTTCCCAAGGCATAGGAATGACCTCAAATCCTTATGATAAGGAGACCAATAATAAGAATAATGCTTTCGGGACAAAAATATTAGACAACAACTATTTTTTACTGCAATATCAGAAACAAAATTTGTTCGATAAAGTCGGAATCCAAGTCGGATTGATGCTTACACACTTTTCTAACGGTCGTTTTAAAGCACCTAATAGCGGAATTAACACCTTTGCTCTTAATGTGGGTCTGAACTATAACTTTGATGAAGAAAAGCCTTTTATAAAAGACAGTTTGCCGCCTAATTCTTCTTTCAGAGAACGAATTAAATACAATATTGCTTTTAGAACCGGACGTTCAGAAGGTCCTGTTCCGCGTTTAGGACAACGCCAGTTTTATCACATCGGGCTATATGCCGATAAGAGAATAGGAAGAAAAAGCGCCTTACAATTAGGAACGGATATATTCTTTTCCAGATATTTAAGAGATTATATTAAGTTTGTTTCCATTGCCTTTCCGCAAGATCATAAAGATTATGCCGATCCGGATACCGATTACAAGCGAATCGGTTTATTTGTAGGACATGAATTGTTTATCAACAAAGTATCGGTTGAAACGCAATTTGGTTATTACGTCTACAAACCCTTTGATTACGAAATAGACATCTACCAAAGGGTCGGATTAAAATATTATGTATACAAAAATTGTTTTACCGGAGTCGGATTAAAAACACACGGAGGAAGAGCAGAAGCAATTGAAGCAACTATCGGAATCCGATTGTGATTTTTAGCGGAACATTTCGAAATGTTGCTCTTCTACCCACTGTAAGGTTTTCTCAATGCCTTCTTTCAAAGAAGTTTTATGTTTCCACCCCAAATGGTTTATTTTAGAAACATCTAAAAGTTTTCTTGGTGTACCGTCAGGTTTTGAAGAATCAAAAACCAATTCGCCTTCAAATCCTACAATATCTTTAATGGTTTCTGCTAATTCTTTAATGGTAACATCTTCACCGGTTCCTACATTTACCGTCTCGGTCTCATTGTAGCTCTGCATTAAGAATACACAGGCTTCAGCCAAATCATCTACAAACAAGAATTCACGCATCGGAGTTCCGGAACCCCAAACAACAACTTCATGTTGGTTATTTTGTTTGGCCTCAATGAATTTTCTCAGCAATGCCGGTAAAACATGTGAGTTTTGCAGGTTGAAATTGTCATTTATACCGTAAAGGTTTGTTGGCATAGCCGAAATAAAATTACAGCCGTATTGTTTTTTATAGAATTCACACATTTTCAAACCGGAAATCTTTGCAATGGCATACGCTTCATTAGTAGGCTCTAATGCTCCGGTTAAAAGATATTCTTCCTTAATAGGCTGAGGTGCAAATTTTGGATAAATACAAGAACTTCCTAAAAAAAGCAGTTTAGTAACATGAGTTAAATGAGCAGCATGGATCACATTATTTTGGATCATCATGTTGTCATAGATAAAAGCTGCAGGATAAGTATTATTAGCATGTATACCGCCTACTTTAGCGGCAGCCAGAAAAACATATTCCGGTTTTTCAATTTCAAAAAAGGATAAAACAGCTTGCTGATTGCGCAGATCAAGTTCTTTAGACGATCTAGTGATAATATTTTTAAAACCGTTTTTAACCAGATTTCTGACAATGGCTGAACCTACCATACCGTTAGAACCGGCAACAAATATTTTAGAATCTTTTAGCATACACGAGGCAATTTTACATACTCTAAGTCATGTTTCATCATGATTTTCACTAACTCCTCAATAGAAGTTTTACTCGGATTCCAACCTAATAGTGTTTTTGCTTTATGCGGATTACCCAATAAGGTTTCAACTTCAGCAGGGCGGTAATAGTTCGGATCCACTTCTATTAAGACTTTTCCGGTTGCTTTGCAGATTCCCACCTCATTTTCACCTTCCCCTTGCCATTCAATAGTAATTCCGGCTTCTTTAAAAGCCAGTTCGCAAAAGTAACGTACAGAATAT
Proteins encoded in this window:
- the rfbD gene encoding dTDP-4-dehydrorhamnose reductase, which gives rise to MVVLVTGANGQLGQAIRSVAGKYPSIDFVFCNSSELDITDPENCKTVFAEKKPDFCINTAAYTAVDKAESEPEKAFDSNANGAQNLADACKEHNTVLIHVSTDFVFDAYYADGTAFYDRELRLPLKSKLGLQESDVPFPSGMYGLTKLQGEQAIQATWKKHIIVRTSWVYSEFGNNFMKTMLRLASERDSLSVVNDQIGTPTYAVDLAKVLIEIILSPITRNSVPDIYGIYNFSNEGQCSWYEFAKEIFRQKNSTIDLKPIPTAAYPTPAKRPVYSVLDKSKIKTTFGITIKDWKESLTNCLQNYS
- a CDS encoding acyloxyacyl hydrolase, producing the protein MRKISPLYLLLLTVAFSFSQEKEKNATYIDAQIFRGNIIKHADYVGHLISGHPDGVFVGFNWKTHGKKEWQQIYNYPDYGLSYQYIDFKNKSLGVNHAIGVHYNFYFLKRHLMLRISQGIGMTSNPYDKETNNKNNAFGTKILDNNYFLLQYQKQNLFDKVGIQVGLMLTHFSNGRFKAPNSGINTFALNVGLNYNFDEEKPFIKDSLPPNSSFRERIKYNIAFRTGRSEGPVPRLGQRQFYHIGLYADKRIGRKSALQLGTDIFFSRYLRDYIKFVSIAFPQDHKDYADPDTDYKRIGLFVGHELFINKVSVETQFGYYVYKPFDYEIDIYQRVGLKYYVYKNCFTGVGLKTHGGRAEAIEATIGIRL
- the fcl gene encoding GDP-L-fucose synthase; amino-acid sequence: MLKDSKIFVAGSNGMVGSAIVRNLVKNGFKNIITRSSKELDLRNQQAVLSFFEIEKPEYVFLAAAKVGGIHANNTYPAAFIYDNMMIQNNVIHAAHLTHVTKLLFLGSSCIYPKFAPQPIKEEYLLTGALEPTNEAYAIAKISGLKMCEFYKKQYGCNFISAMPTNLYGINDNFNLQNSHVLPALLRKFIEAKQNNQHEVVVWGSGTPMREFLFVDDLAEACVFLMQSYNETETVNVGTGEDVTIKELAETIKDIVGFEGELVFDSSKPDGTPRKLLDVSKINHLGWKHKTSLKEGIEKTLQWVEEQHFEMFR